The Hypanus sabinus isolate sHypSab1 chromosome 31, sHypSab1.hap1, whole genome shotgun sequence genome window below encodes:
- the LOC132383800 gene encoding histone H2B 1/2-like yields the protein MPDAPKPAPKKGAKKALSKPASKSGKKRKRTRKESYAIYIYKVMKQVHPDTGISSKAMSIMNSFVNDIFERIAGEASRLAHYNKRSTISSREIQTAVRLLLPGELAKHAVSEGTKAVTKYTSSK from the coding sequence ATGCCTGATGCACCGAAACCCGCTCCCAAGAAGGGCGCCAAGAAAGCTCTGTCCAAACCGGCGAGCAAGTCTGGCAAGAAGCGCAAGAGGACGAGGAAGGAGAGTTACGCCATCTACATCtacaaagtgatgaagcaggttcatcccgacaccggcatctcctccaaggccatgagCATCATGAATTCATTCGTGAACGATATTTTCGAGCGCATCGCGGGTGAGGCTTCCCGCCTGGCCCATTACAACAAGCGGTCAACCATCAGCTCCCGGGAGATCCAGACCGCTGTGCGCCTGCTGCTGCCCGGGGAGCTGGCCAAGCACGCCGTGTCCGAAGGGACAAAGGCGgtgaccaagtacaccagctccaaGTGA